One Pseudomonas lalucatii genomic window carries:
- the aguA gene encoding agmatine deiminase: MTALTSTPRADGFRMPAEWEPHAQTWMVWPQRPDNWRLGGKPAQAAFAAVAKAIAEFEAVTVCVSAEQYENARARLDHPAIRLVEISTDDAWVRDTGPTFVCNERGEVRGVDWAFNAWGGFDGGLYFPWQRDDQVASKILEIERCARYRTEGFVLEGGSIHVDGEGTLITTEECLLNRNRNPHLDRAAIEQRLREHLAIDTVIWLPDGLFNDETDGHVDNFCCYVRPGEVLLAWTDDPQDPNYPRCQAAMAVLEQARDARGRQLIVHKMPIPGPLHASEEECAGVDLAAGSQERSPAVRLAGSYVNFLIVNGGIVAPSFDDPRDEEARAILQRLFPEHRVVLVPGREILLGGGNIHCITQQQPAPQRR; the protein is encoded by the coding sequence ATGACCGCACTGACCAGCACCCCCCGCGCCGACGGCTTCCGCATGCCGGCCGAGTGGGAACCCCACGCCCAGACCTGGATGGTCTGGCCGCAGCGCCCGGACAACTGGCGCCTCGGCGGCAAGCCGGCCCAGGCCGCCTTCGCCGCGGTGGCCAAGGCCATCGCCGAGTTCGAAGCGGTGACCGTCTGCGTCTCGGCCGAACAGTACGAGAACGCCCGCGCGCGCCTGGACCACCCGGCCATCCGCCTGGTGGAGATCAGCACGGACGACGCCTGGGTGCGCGACACCGGGCCGACCTTCGTCTGCAACGAGCGGGGCGAGGTGCGCGGCGTGGACTGGGCCTTCAACGCCTGGGGCGGTTTCGACGGCGGCCTGTACTTCCCCTGGCAGCGCGACGACCAGGTGGCGAGCAAGATCCTCGAGATCGAGCGCTGCGCCCGCTATCGCACCGAGGGCTTCGTGCTCGAGGGCGGCTCGATCCACGTCGACGGCGAAGGCACCCTGATCACCACCGAGGAGTGCCTGCTCAACCGCAACCGCAACCCGCACCTGGACCGCGCGGCGATCGAGCAGCGGCTGCGCGAGCACCTGGCCATCGATACGGTGATCTGGCTGCCGGACGGCCTGTTCAACGACGAGACCGACGGCCACGTCGACAACTTCTGCTGCTACGTGCGCCCCGGCGAGGTGCTGTTGGCCTGGACCGACGACCCGCAGGACCCCAACTACCCGCGCTGCCAGGCCGCCATGGCCGTGCTGGAGCAGGCCCGCGACGCCCGCGGCCGCCAGCTGATCGTGCACAAGATGCCGATTCCCGGCCCGCTGCATGCCAGCGAGGAGGAGTGCGCCGGGGTCGACCTGGCCGCCGGCAGCCAGGAGCGCAGCCCGGCGGTGCGCCTGGCCGGCTCCTACGTCAACTTCCTGATCGTCAATGGCGGCATCGTCGCCCCCAGCTTCGACGACCCCAGGGACGAAGAGGCCCGCGCCATCCTCCAGCGGCTGTTCCCCGAGCACCGGGTGGTGCTGGTGCCCGGCCGGGAGATCCTCCTCGGCGGCGGCAACATCCACTGCATCACCCAGCAGCAGCCGGCGCCGCAACGGCGCTGA
- a CDS encoding extracellular solute-binding protein, whose product MPRLFASLLLALTPLLAGAEEVIRFYNWNDYIAPQVLEDFEAETGIRVEYRTFSTDAELDQALASGDAIDLAVPSNDELPGLIAAGTLQPLDFTLLPNRAHLDKELLSKLAAADPNNRHAVPYLWGAVGLAINTAQAEAAFGGPLPDSWSLLFDAEQSARLAACGISLLDAPDETLSLLLNYQGRNLTRSAPSRIERAASVLDGLRPHLRYIDSERYIDDLNHGRLCLAMAWVGDALAAADAGQPVRFLVPDEGSVLFIDNLVIPRSARRADLAHRLIDYLMRPEVAARITAAVLYPNANVASQAFLDPALRSQPGLYPDRDTKRRLYALTAMPQKHAVVRDRVWTRFRAAP is encoded by the coding sequence ATGCCCCGCTTGTTTGCTTCGCTGCTGCTTGCCCTGACGCCGCTGCTGGCCGGCGCCGAGGAGGTCATCCGCTTCTACAACTGGAACGACTACATCGCCCCGCAGGTGCTCGAGGACTTCGAGGCCGAGACCGGCATCCGCGTCGAATACCGCACCTTCAGCACCGACGCCGAACTGGACCAGGCCCTGGCCAGCGGCGACGCCATCGACCTCGCCGTGCCGTCGAACGATGAACTGCCGGGCCTGATCGCGGCCGGCACCCTGCAACCGCTGGACTTCACCCTGCTGCCCAACCGTGCCCACCTGGACAAGGAGCTGCTGAGCAAGCTGGCCGCGGCGGACCCGAACAATCGCCATGCCGTGCCCTACCTGTGGGGCGCGGTGGGCCTGGCCATCAACACGGCGCAGGCCGAGGCCGCGTTCGGCGGGCCGCTGCCGGACAGCTGGAGCCTGCTGTTCGACGCCGAGCAGAGCGCGCGTCTGGCCGCCTGCGGCATCAGCCTGCTGGATGCGCCGGACGAGACCCTGTCGCTGCTGCTCAATTACCAGGGGCGCAACCTGACGCGCAGCGCGCCGAGCCGCATCGAGCGCGCCGCCTCTGTGCTCGACGGCCTGCGCCCCCACCTGCGCTACATCGACAGCGAGCGCTATATCGACGACCTCAACCACGGCCGCCTGTGCCTGGCCATGGCCTGGGTCGGCGACGCCCTGGCCGCCGCCGACGCCGGCCAGCCGGTGCGCTTCCTGGTGCCGGACGAGGGTTCGGTGCTGTTCATCGACAACCTGGTGATCCCCCGCAGCGCCCGCCGCGCCGACCTGGCCCACCGCCTCATCGACTACCTGATGCGCCCCGAGGTCGCCGCCCGGATCACCGCGGCAGTCCTCTACCCCAACGCCAACGTCGCCTCCCAGGCCTTCCTCGACCCGGCCCTGCGCAGCCAGCCCGGCCTCTACCCGGATCGCGACACCAAGCGCCGCCTGTACGCCCTGACGGCCATGCCGCAGAAGCACGCCGTCGTCCGCGACCGGGTCTGGACGCGCTTTCGCGCCGCCCCCTGA
- a CDS encoding DUF6691 family protein, with protein sequence MRSLTALLAGLLFGLGLLLSGMANPAKVLGFLDLAGAWDPSLLLVMAGAIGVAAAPMAWARGRSRSLLGAVVRLPGKRELDRRLIGGSLVFGIGWGLAGICPGPALVILFSGHWQAVLFVLAMLAGMLLFAVQQRRHSA encoded by the coding sequence ATGCGCTCACTCACCGCATTGCTCGCCGGCCTGCTCTTCGGTCTCGGCCTGTTGCTCTCGGGCATGGCCAACCCGGCCAAGGTGCTCGGCTTCCTCGACCTGGCCGGGGCCTGGGACCCGTCGCTGCTGCTGGTCATGGCCGGGGCCATCGGCGTCGCCGCCGCGCCCATGGCCTGGGCCAGGGGCCGTTCCCGCTCGTTGCTCGGCGCGGTCGTGCGGCTGCCGGGCAAACGCGAACTGGATCGGCGTCTGATCGGTGGTAGCCTGGTGTTCGGCATCGGCTGGGGCCTCGCCGGCATCTGTCCGGGGCCGGCCCTGGTCATCCTGTTCAGCGGCCACTGGCAGGCCGTCCTGTTCGTGCTGGCGATGCTGGCCGGGATGCTCCTGTTCGCCGTCCAGCAGCGCCGCCACAGCGCCTGA
- a CDS encoding gamma-glutamyl-gamma-aminobutyrate hydrolase family protein encodes MPHLPLIGVTACTKQIGLHPYHITGDKYVRAVVVGAGGLPLIIPALGELIDQPSLLDNLHGLLFTGSPSNVEPHHYSGPPSSAGTQHDPARDRTTLPLIRQAIDAGIPLLGICRGFQEMNVAFGGSLHQKVHEVAGMMDHREPQDAPLEVQYAPSHRLQVQPGGVLAGLGLPGEIEVNSIHGQGVERLAPGLRVEALAPDGLIEAFSVEGAPSFALGVQWHPEWQVGSNPNYLAIFQAFGEACRKRAGQR; translated from the coding sequence ATGCCACACCTGCCGTTGATCGGCGTCACCGCCTGTACCAAGCAGATCGGTCTGCATCCCTACCATATAACCGGCGACAAGTATGTTCGCGCCGTGGTCGTCGGAGCCGGTGGCCTGCCGCTGATCATTCCGGCCCTGGGCGAGCTGATCGACCAGCCGTCGCTGCTCGATAATCTGCACGGCCTGTTGTTCACCGGCTCGCCGTCCAACGTCGAGCCCCATCATTATAGTGGCCCGCCGAGCAGCGCCGGCACCCAGCACGATCCGGCACGCGATCGCACCACCCTGCCGCTGATCCGCCAGGCCATCGACGCCGGCATTCCGCTGCTGGGCATCTGCCGCGGCTTCCAGGAAATGAACGTGGCCTTCGGCGGCAGCCTGCACCAGAAGGTGCACGAAGTGGCCGGGATGATGGACCACCGCGAGCCGCAGGACGCGCCGCTCGAGGTGCAGTATGCCCCCAGTCACCGGCTGCAGGTGCAGCCGGGTGGGGTGCTCGCCGGCCTCGGCTTGCCGGGCGAGATTGAGGTCAATTCCATTCATGGCCAGGGCGTTGAGCGTCTGGCGCCGGGCCTTCGCGTAGAGGCACTGGCGCCAGACGGGTTGATCGAAGCCTTCTCCGTCGAAGGTGCGCCAAGCTTCGCCCTCGGGGTGCAATGGCACCCCGAGTGGCAGGTAGGATCCAACCCGAACTATCTCGCCATCTTCCAGGCCTTTGGTGAGGCTTGCAGGAAGAGGGCGGGGCAACGCTGA
- a CDS encoding SulP family inorganic anion transporter yields the protein MRWRPDWLRGYDRRVAGQDGLAALIVTLMLIPQGLAYAMLAGLPPQTGLYASILPLLAYALFGSSRTLAVGPVAVVSLMTAAALGPLFAPGSAEYLGAALLLALLSALLLLGMALLRLGFLANFLSHPVISGFISASGLLIAVGQLQHILGIPASGQALPQLLPALYAGLPRVHLPTLAIGAGSLLFLWWARQQLRPLLLGLGADPRLAASLAKAGPVLAIVVSVLLVGALQLEQAGVRVVGSIPSGLPPLTLPPLDLALMAQLLPAAALISLIGFVESVSVAQTLAAKRRQRIAPDRELLGLGAANLAAAFSAGMPVTGGFARSVVNFEAGAQTPMAGVLTAFGIALSALLLTPWLHDLPQAVLAAAIIVAVLGLVDLGALRQTWRYSRQDGAAQAATLGGVLLLGVEVGILLGVGLSLLLFLWRTSRPHMAVVGQLPGSEHFRNILRHAVVQSPSVLSLRVDESLYFPNARFLEERIGELIAARPEVCHLVLMCSGVNLIDASALDSLEAIAERLRSAGAQLHLSEVKGPVMDQLQRSDFLQDFGGQVFTSQYQALHALDPDSTRRALQQTA from the coding sequence ATGAGGTGGCGCCCGGACTGGCTGCGCGGCTACGACCGCCGGGTGGCCGGCCAGGATGGCCTGGCTGCGCTGATCGTCACCCTGATGCTGATTCCCCAGGGCCTGGCCTACGCCATGCTGGCCGGGCTGCCGCCGCAGACCGGCCTGTACGCCAGCATCCTGCCGCTGCTGGCCTATGCCCTGTTCGGCTCCAGCCGCACCCTGGCGGTCGGCCCGGTGGCGGTGGTGTCGCTGATGACCGCCGCGGCCCTCGGCCCGCTGTTCGCCCCGGGCAGCGCCGAGTACCTGGGCGCGGCCCTGCTGCTGGCCCTGCTGTCGGCGCTGCTGTTGCTGGGCATGGCGCTGCTGCGCCTGGGTTTCCTCGCCAACTTCCTCAGCCATCCGGTGATCTCGGGCTTTATCAGCGCCTCCGGCCTGCTCATCGCCGTGGGCCAGTTGCAGCATATCCTCGGCATCCCGGCCTCGGGCCAGGCCCTGCCGCAGCTGCTGCCCGCGCTCTATGCCGGCCTGCCGCGGGTCCATCTGCCGACCCTGGCGATCGGCGCCGGCAGCCTGCTGTTTCTCTGGTGGGCGCGGCAGCAGCTGCGGCCGCTGCTGCTCGGCCTCGGCGCCGATCCGCGACTGGCGGCCAGTCTGGCCAAGGCCGGGCCGGTACTGGCCATCGTCGTCTCGGTGCTGCTGGTCGGCGCGCTGCAGCTGGAGCAGGCCGGGGTGCGGGTGGTCGGCAGCATCCCCAGCGGCCTGCCGCCTCTGACCCTGCCGCCCCTGGACCTGGCGCTGATGGCGCAGCTGCTGCCGGCCGCGGCACTGATCAGCCTGATCGGTTTCGTCGAGTCGGTCTCGGTGGCGCAGACCCTGGCGGCCAAGCGCCGCCAGCGCATCGCCCCGGACCGCGAGCTGCTCGGCCTCGGCGCGGCCAACCTGGCGGCGGCGTTCAGCGCCGGCATGCCGGTGACCGGCGGCTTCGCCCGCTCGGTGGTCAACTTCGAGGCGGGCGCGCAGACGCCCATGGCCGGCGTGTTGACCGCATTCGGCATCGCCCTCAGCGCGCTGCTGCTGACCCCCTGGCTGCACGACCTGCCCCAGGCGGTGCTGGCGGCGGCGATCATCGTCGCGGTGCTGGGCCTGGTCGACCTCGGCGCGCTACGCCAGACCTGGCGCTATTCCCGCCAGGACGGCGCGGCGCAGGCGGCCACCCTGGGCGGCGTGCTGCTGCTCGGGGTCGAGGTCGGCATCCTGCTGGGCGTCGGCCTGTCGCTGCTGCTGTTCCTCTGGCGCACCAGCCGTCCGCACATGGCGGTGGTCGGCCAGCTGCCGGGCAGCGAGCACTTTCGCAACATCCTGCGCCATGCCGTGGTGCAGAGCCCCAGCGTACTGTCGCTGCGGGTCGACGAGAGCCTGTACTTTCCCAATGCGCGCTTTCTGGAGGAGCGCATCGGCGAGCTGATCGCCGCGCGGCCCGAGGTGTGCCACCTGGTGCTGATGTGCTCGGGGGTCAACCTGATCGATGCCAGCGCCCTGGACAGCCTGGAGGCCATCGCCGAGCGCCTGCGCAGCGCCGGCGCGCAGCTGCACCTGTCGGAAGTGAAGGGACCGGTGATGGATCAGCTGCAGCGCTCGGACTTTCTCCAGGACTTCGGCGGCCAGGTGTTCACCAGCCAGTACCAGGCGTTGCACGCCCTGGACCCGGACAGCACCCGCCGGGCCCTGCAGCAGACGGCCTAG
- a CDS encoding ArsR/SmtB family transcription factor: MNTSEASQDIQRLRANADAAGQLLKALANADRLLLLCQLAEGERSVGELEAQLGILQPTLSQQLAVLRREGLVATRRAGKQIHYRISSPAALALIDTLYRLFCAGETA; encoded by the coding sequence ATGAATACGTCCGAAGCGTCCCAGGATATCCAGCGGCTGCGCGCCAATGCCGATGCCGCCGGCCAGCTGCTCAAGGCGCTGGCCAATGCCGACCGCCTGCTGCTGCTCTGCCAGCTCGCCGAGGGTGAGCGCAGCGTCGGCGAGCTGGAGGCCCAGCTCGGCATCCTCCAGCCGACCCTGTCCCAGCAGCTGGCGGTACTGCGCCGCGAGGGGCTGGTGGCCACCCGCCGCGCCGGCAAGCAGATTCACTACCGGATCAGCAGTCCGGCGGCATTGGCGCTGATCGACACCCTGTATCGGCTGTTCTGCGCGGGAGAGACCGCATGA
- a CDS encoding YeeE/YedE family protein, with product MTIDWLHFSPWASLAGGALIGLGAALFMLGNGRIAGISGLLGGVLEGGEGRAEKALFLLGLLLAPALWGLFAAMPAVEFEGGWLGVLLAGLLVGLGTRYGSGCTSGHGVCGVARLSPRSLAATLGFMASGFLTVFVLRHLLGG from the coding sequence ATGACCATCGACTGGCTGCATTTCAGCCCCTGGGCCTCCCTGGCCGGCGGCGCCCTGATCGGCCTGGGCGCGGCCCTGTTCATGCTGGGCAATGGCCGCATCGCCGGCATCAGCGGCCTGCTCGGCGGTGTCCTGGAGGGGGGCGAAGGCCGGGCCGAGAAGGCGCTGTTCCTGCTCGGCCTGCTCCTGGCACCGGCGCTGTGGGGGCTGTTCGCCGCCATGCCGGCGGTCGAGTTCGAGGGGGGCTGGCTGGGGGTGCTGCTGGCCGGCCTGCTGGTCGGCCTCGGCACCCGCTACGGCTCCGGTTGCACCAGCGGCCATGGCGTGTGCGGCGTCGCGCGCCTGTCGCCGCGGTCGCTGGCGGCCACGCTCGGCTTCATGGCCAGCGGTTTTCTCACGGTGTTCGTCCTGCGTCATCTGCTCGGAGGCTGA
- a CDS encoding glutamine synthetase family protein codes for MSVPPRAVQLNEANAFLKEHPEVQFVDLLIADMNGVVRGKRIERASLHKVYEKGINLPASLFALDINGSTVESTGLGLDIGDADRICFPIPNTLSNEPWQKRPTAQLLMTMHELDGTPFFADPREVLRQVVQKFDELGLTICAAFELEFYLIDQENVNGRPQPPRSPISGKRPHSTQVYLIDDLDEYVDCLQDMLEAAKEQALPADAIVKESAPAQFEVNLHHVDDAIKACDYALLLKRLIKNIAYDHEMDSTFMAKPYPGQAGNGLHVHVSLLDKKTGKNIFTSEDPLQSDVLRHAIGGILDTMPASMAFLCPNVNSYRRFGAQFYVPNAPSWGLDNRTVAVRVPTGSADAVRIEHRVAGADANPYLMMAAILAGIHHGMTNKIEPGEPIEGNSYEQLEQSLPNNLRDALRELDDSEVLNKYISPEYIDIFVACKEAELEEFETTISDLEYNWYLHTV; via the coding sequence ATGTCGGTACCCCCGCGTGCCGTTCAGCTTAATGAAGCGAACGCGTTCCTTAAGGAACATCCTGAGGTCCAGTTCGTCGACCTTCTCATTGCAGATATGAATGGCGTGGTGCGCGGCAAGCGCATCGAGCGCGCCAGCCTCCACAAGGTGTACGAGAAAGGCATCAACCTGCCGGCTTCCCTGTTCGCCCTGGATATCAACGGCTCGACGGTGGAAAGCACCGGCCTGGGCCTGGATATCGGTGACGCCGACCGTATCTGCTTCCCCATCCCCAATACCCTGAGCAACGAGCCTTGGCAGAAGCGCCCCACCGCGCAGCTGCTGATGACCATGCACGAGCTGGACGGCACGCCTTTCTTCGCCGACCCGCGGGAGGTATTGCGCCAGGTGGTGCAGAAGTTCGACGAACTAGGCCTGACCATCTGCGCCGCTTTCGAACTGGAGTTCTACCTGATCGACCAGGAGAACGTGAACGGCCGTCCGCAGCCGCCACGTTCGCCGATCTCCGGCAAGCGCCCGCATTCCACCCAGGTCTACCTGATCGACGACCTCGACGAATACGTCGACTGCCTGCAGGACATGCTCGAAGCCGCCAAGGAGCAAGCCCTGCCGGCCGACGCCATCGTCAAGGAGAGCGCCCCGGCGCAGTTCGAGGTCAACCTGCACCACGTCGATGACGCCATCAAGGCCTGCGACTATGCGCTGCTGCTCAAGCGCCTGATCAAGAACATCGCCTACGACCACGAGATGGACTCGACCTTCATGGCCAAGCCCTATCCGGGCCAGGCCGGCAACGGCCTGCACGTGCACGTCTCGCTGCTCGACAAGAAGACCGGCAAGAACATCTTCACCTCCGAGGACCCGCTGCAGAGCGACGTGCTGCGCCACGCCATCGGCGGCATCCTCGACACCATGCCGGCGTCGATGGCCTTCCTCTGTCCGAACGTCAACTCCTATCGGCGCTTCGGCGCCCAGTTCTACGTGCCCAACGCACCGAGCTGGGGCCTGGACAACCGCACCGTGGCGGTGCGCGTGCCGACCGGCAGTGCCGACGCGGTGCGCATCGAACACCGGGTCGCCGGCGCCGATGCCAACCCCTACCTGATGATGGCGGCGATCCTCGCCGGCATTCACCACGGCATGACCAACAAGATCGAGCCGGGCGAGCCGATCGAGGGCAACTCCTACGAGCAGCTGGAGCAGAGCCTGCCGAACAACCTGCGCGATGCCCTGCGCGAGCTGGACGACAGCGAGGTGCTGAACAAGTACATCAGCCCCGAGTACATCGACATCTTCGTCGCCTGCAAGGAAGCCGAGCTGGAGGAGTTCGAGACCACCATCTCCGACCTCGAGTACAACTGGTACCTGCACACCGTGTAA
- the aguB gene encoding N-carbamoylputrescine amidase, protein MSRIVTVAATQMACSWDRAANIANAERLVRQAAAQGAQIILIQELFETPYFCQKPNPDYLQLATPAEANEAIAHFQRVAKELQVVLPISFFELAGRARYNSIAIIDADGSNLGIYRKSHIPDGPGYHEKYYFNPGDTGFKVWNTRYAKIGVGICWDQWFPECARSMALLGAEILFYPTAIGSEPHDPSISSRDHWQRVQQGHAGANLMPLVASNRIGREDQDDYHIRFYGSSFIADQFGQKVEELNETEEGVLVHRFDLDRLEHVRSAWGSFRDRRPNLYGPLKTLDGTLQS, encoded by the coding sequence ATGTCCCGCATCGTCACCGTCGCCGCCACCCAGATGGCCTGTTCCTGGGATCGCGCCGCCAATATCGCCAACGCCGAGAGGCTGGTGCGCCAGGCCGCCGCCCAGGGCGCGCAGATCATCCTGATCCAGGAACTGTTCGAGACGCCGTACTTCTGCCAGAAGCCGAACCCCGACTACCTGCAGCTGGCCACCCCGGCGGAGGCCAACGAGGCCATCGCCCACTTCCAGCGGGTCGCCAAGGAACTGCAGGTGGTGCTGCCGATCAGCTTCTTCGAGCTGGCCGGGCGCGCGCGCTACAACAGCATCGCCATCATCGACGCCGACGGCAGCAACCTCGGCATCTACCGCAAGAGCCACATCCCGGACGGCCCCGGCTACCACGAGAAGTACTACTTCAACCCGGGCGACACCGGCTTCAAGGTGTGGAACACCCGCTACGCCAAGATCGGCGTGGGCATCTGCTGGGACCAGTGGTTCCCCGAGTGCGCGCGCAGCATGGCCCTGCTCGGCGCCGAGATCCTCTTCTATCCGACCGCCATCGGCAGCGAGCCCCACGACCCGAGCATCAGCTCCCGCGACCACTGGCAGCGCGTGCAGCAGGGCCACGCCGGCGCCAACCTGATGCCGCTGGTGGCGAGCAACCGCATCGGCCGCGAGGACCAGGACGACTACCACATCCGCTTCTACGGCAGCTCCTTTATCGCCGACCAGTTCGGCCAGAAGGTCGAGGAACTGAACGAGACCGAGGAAGGCGTGCTGGTGCACCGCTTCGACCTCGACCGGCTGGAGCACGTACGCAGCGCCTGGGGCAGCTTCCGCGACCGCCGGCCCAACCTCTACGGCCCGCTCAAGACCCTGGACGGGACCCTGCAGTCCTGA
- a CDS encoding TetR/AcrR family transcriptional regulator → MPRPATARKPRASSQARIAVILAAARELLAEQGVAGLSIYSVAERAAIPPSSVYHFFASVPALLEALTADIHAAFRASLQAPVAHAELDAWRDLSRIVERRMLAIYAEDAAARQLILAQHGLAEVTQADRQHDIELGQLMQALFQRHFVLPPLPEDVDVFALAMELGDRVYARSVQLHGQISPRLAEEGMRVFDAYLGLYLPPCLPKRAQPLPPE, encoded by the coding sequence ATGCCGCGCCCCGCCACCGCCCGCAAACCCCGCGCCAGCAGCCAGGCGCGCATCGCCGTGATCCTCGCCGCCGCCCGCGAACTGCTCGCCGAACAGGGCGTGGCCGGCCTGTCGATCTACAGCGTGGCCGAGCGCGCGGCGATTCCGCCCTCCTCGGTGTACCACTTCTTCGCCAGCGTGCCGGCGCTGCTCGAAGCCCTGACCGCGGATATCCACGCCGCCTTTCGCGCCAGCCTGCAGGCGCCGGTGGCCCACGCCGAGCTGGACGCCTGGCGCGACCTGTCGCGCATCGTCGAACGGCGCATGCTGGCGATCTACGCCGAGGATGCCGCCGCCCGTCAGCTGATCCTCGCCCAGCACGGCCTGGCCGAGGTGACCCAGGCCGACCGCCAGCATGACATCGAACTGGGTCAGCTGATGCAGGCGCTGTTCCAGCGCCACTTCGTCCTGCCGCCGCTGCCGGAGGATGTCGACGTGTTCGCCCTGGCCATGGAGCTGGGCGACCGGGTCTACGCCCGCTCGGTGCAACTGCACGGCCAGATTAGTCCGCGCCTGGCCGAGGAGGGCATGCGCGTGTTCGACGCCTACCTGGGCCTGTACCTGCCGCCCTGCCTGCCGAAGAGAGCCCAGCCGCTGCCGCCCGAATAG
- a CDS encoding MBL fold metallo-hydrolase, producing the protein MSPAIAAFFDPPTSSYSYVVSDPGSGRCAIIDPVLDYDAAAGRTSHAGAERLVAHVRAQGLRVDWVLETHVHADHLSAAAYIKAELGGQLGIGARITEVQATFAKLFNCGGDFVADGRQFDRLFADGEAFGVGTLAARALHTPGHTPACMTYLIGDAAFVGDTLFMPDYGTARCDFPGGDARALYRSIRRLFELPGQTRVFLCHDYKAPGRDHYQYQTTVAEQRAHNVQVREGIDEASFVAMRRARDAELNVPALILPAVQVNMRGGELPPAEGNGTRYLKIPLNMFR; encoded by the coding sequence ATGTCCCCCGCAATCGCCGCCTTCTTCGATCCGCCTACCTCCAGCTACAGCTATGTGGTCAGCGATCCGGGCAGCGGGCGCTGCGCCATCATCGACCCGGTGCTGGACTACGATGCGGCTGCCGGCCGTACTTCGCACGCGGGGGCCGAGCGCCTGGTCGCCCATGTGCGCGCGCAGGGGCTGCGGGTCGACTGGGTGCTGGAGACCCATGTGCACGCCGATCACCTGAGCGCGGCGGCCTATATCAAGGCCGAACTGGGCGGGCAACTCGGCATAGGGGCGCGCATCACCGAGGTGCAGGCGACCTTCGCCAAGCTGTTCAACTGCGGCGGCGACTTCGTCGCCGATGGCCGCCAGTTCGACCGTCTGTTCGCGGATGGCGAGGCCTTCGGCGTCGGCACGCTCGCGGCGCGGGCGCTGCACACCCCGGGCCACACCCCGGCCTGCATGACCTACCTGATCGGCGATGCCGCCTTCGTCGGCGACACCCTGTTCATGCCCGACTACGGCACCGCCCGCTGCGATTTCCCCGGCGGCGACGCGCGGGCGCTGTACCGCTCGATCCGCCGACTGTTCGAGTTGCCCGGGCAGACCCGGGTGTTCCTGTGCCACGACTACAAGGCGCCGGGCCGCGACCACTACCAGTACCAGACCACGGTGGCCGAGCAGCGCGCACACAACGTGCAGGTGCGCGAGGGCATCGACGAGGCGAGCTTCGTCGCCATGCGCCGCGCCCGCGATGCCGAGCTGAACGTGCCGGCGCTGATCCTGCCGGCGGTGCAGGTGAACATGCGCGGCGGCGAGTTGCCGCCCGCCGAGGGCAACGGCACCCGCTACCTGAAAATCCCGTTGAACATGTTCCGATGA